The Anopheles bellator unplaced genomic scaffold, idAnoBellAS_SP24_06.2 scaffold00409_ctg1, whole genome shotgun sequence genomic sequence ttacgcttcgtgtggcagtaaaatataaaaacgtttacgttcgtgttattttggtccgagaaatagaaatagaaaatagaatagaaaaataaataaattgatttctgaatatttttttctgttttttagattttgttgctataccagcaaataagaacttaaataATCCTcttgtaagcaaagcgtatgcaaaaagtatttacgcctcggccgacccgtaaacatTTTGACAGAGACGCAacagttttgcataaaacattaatgccacaaacattacgttacgcatcgtctgtctTCGCAGTTATAAGCTGTTGCGCGGCTCTCATTTGTAGGGCCTCTTAAGAGAAGCCGTTGTGCAATTGTCACGTTGACATTAATCTAGAACAATTGTTCGCAATTTTTGTGAAGCACACATTCTATGAGAATGCTCTGTTGCAACTTTGCCGGGAAATTAAAAGTGTTTGTTCTACGAAAATGTAATGATACATATGCTTTAACCGCAATTGTACAAACTGTGTATGAATAATAACGGTAACGTTCACAAGTAAACACTAACCTGTAGGATAATTTGTTCATCTTTTCCAGCAAGAGAAAGTTTCAAACATCTAGAACTATACCATTCAAGGCAACCATCAAACGGGAagattttttattgaaaaaagaTGGCATCCCCCCTGGATACGGTATCATTTATCGTGCCCCAATGGAATATTACCTTACAGGTACGTATGTCCCATAAGCTAACCTGATCCTCCCATAATAGCAATAACTATGATCATATAACATTAAAACGCTGGAACGCTGGAACGCTTGTAATTTGATGTCTAGAACTAGACTTTGAAAACTAGACTTTTAGGAAATAAAAGCTGTTTCCTGTTAGCACTGCCCTTGGGTATAAAGAGATCTTGTGATACATAGTTGTGGCCCCGTTTAAGGTATTCTTAAAATGTTGCTA encodes the following:
- the LOC131214271 gene encoding uncharacterized protein LOC131214271 isoform X2 produces the protein MRMLCCNFAGKLKVFVLRKCNDTYALTAIVQTVKRKFQTSRTIPFKATIKREDFLLKKDGIPPGYGIIYRAPMEYYLTACNYMTTFSFITFHQYTYSCCNKPLSIAYLSQRKTIPRHV